A genome region from Ursus arctos isolate Adak ecotype North America unplaced genomic scaffold, UrsArc2.0 scaffold_18, whole genome shotgun sequence includes the following:
- the LOC125283258 gene encoding uncharacterized protein LOC125283258 encodes MMAPLDLSLFTNPGGREVRREVLMLGTAGPHGEARRTAASHSQEDRRGSRIISNYGRVPKTAASCPEFTPVSPGGRRSHLSERHKCFHREPSEECKASQRCSMVPDVASMLPAALCQLRKKPYFHVGKEASAHKPAWSQSGRLAGPGMGAQVAQHQACLRAPQPLPPVLKETNPTSPQGFTALVFGDAPASPGLVFTPGFQSPESILDFQLRLRAAMPTTRFFRRNFWQGSRSITSLCREAGCPTAPASPALPVPLSPARQRAKGRIRLVVCACAARKPEPRNTVTSPGLGQGYHTETFFCVSRIAQGAPDKAQDRGGCGPKISESACASH; translated from the coding sequence ATGATGGCACCATTAGATCTCTCCCTCTTCACCAAcccagggggcagggaggtgaggagggaagtTCTCATGCTGGGAACGGCGGGACCCCACGGGGAGGCACGCAGGACTGCTGCCAGCCACTCCCAAGAAGACCGGAGAGGTAGCAGGATTATTTCCAACTACGGCCGCGTTCCTAAAACTGCAGCAAGCTGCCCTGAATTTACACCCGTTTCCCCAGGTGGAAGGAGAAGTCACTTGTCAGAACGTCATAAATGCTTCCACAGGGAGCCCTCAGAGGAGTGTAAAGCGTCACAAAGATGTTCGATGGTGCCTGACGTTGCCTCTATGCTACCTGCTGCCCTCTGCCAATTAAGGAAAAAGCCTTACTTTCATGTGGGCAAAGAGGCTTCAGCCCATAAACCTGCCTGGAGCCAGAGCGGGCGGTTAGCAGGGCCAGGAATGGGAGCCCAGGTAGCACAGCACCAGGCTTGCCTGCGTGCCCCACAGCCCCTGCCTCCGGTTCTGAAGGAAACCAACCCTACGAGTCCCCAGGGGTTCACAGCCCTCGTTTTTGGAGATGCACCTGCCTCTCCAGGACTTGTTTTCACCCCTGGATTCCAGAGTCCTGAGAGCATCTTGGATTTCCAGCTAAGGCTGAGGGCAGCTATGCCCACGACCCGATTTTTCAGAAGGAATTTCTGGCAAGGATCACGAAGCATCACTTCTCTCTGTAGAGAAGCCGGctgccccactgcccctgccagccctgccctgcctgttCCACTCAGCCCGGCCCGGCAACGTGCAAAGGGGAGAATACGCCTGGTTGTCTGTGCGTGCGCTGCCAGGAAGCCGGAGCCCAGAAACACAGTCACTTCCCCAGGGCTGGGTCAGGGCTATCACACTGAGACATTCTTCTGTGTTTCCAGAATTGCACAAGGCGCTCCTGACAAGGCACAGGACAGAGGAGGCTGCGGGCCTAAGATTTCTGAATCAGCCTGTGCCTCCCATTGA